The following proteins are co-located in the Dyadobacter chenwenxiniae genome:
- a CDS encoding ferritin-like domain-containing protein: MNRLMKSKNNSGKEEGEITSVVNRRLFLRSAGLATSLGTIVIAAACNDDDPDPMIPGTGDTVDLGSGDVGVLNYAYALEQLEAAFYTQVIATPYSGMTDAEKTILTDIRDHEIIHRDFFKAALGDKAIKGLTPNFAAIDFTKRDAVLGAAKLFEDTGVAAYNGAGKLIKDDGYLVLAGKIVSVEARHAAVIRDLINPKSVDFAGDDIINGDGFDKAVAPADILAAVKGYVKDTITGANVGK, from the coding sequence ATGAACAGACTAATGAAATCAAAAAACAACTCCGGAAAGGAAGAAGGGGAAATCACGTCAGTAGTAAACAGACGTCTGTTTTTGCGTTCTGCCGGATTGGCCACATCGCTCGGAACTATTGTCATTGCTGCTGCATGTAACGATGATGATCCGGACCCAATGATCCCCGGAACAGGTGACACCGTTGACCTGGGTTCAGGAGATGTAGGTGTATTGAACTATGCATACGCGCTGGAACAATTGGAAGCCGCATTCTACACACAGGTTATTGCTACACCATATTCAGGAATGACCGACGCGGAAAAAACGATCCTTACCGATATCCGCGACCACGAAATTATTCACCGCGACTTTTTCAAAGCTGCATTGGGCGACAAAGCGATCAAAGGACTTACGCCAAATTTCGCTGCCATTGATTTCACAAAACGCGATGCTGTACTGGGCGCAGCCAAGCTTTTTGAGGATACAGGCGTTGCGGCGTACAATGGTGCAGGAAAACTGATCAAAGATGATGGTTATTTGGTGCTTGCCGGAAAAATCGTTTCCGTTGAAGCCCGTCACGCTGCGGTTATCCGTGATCTGATCAATCCTAAATCTGTTGACTTTGCAGGCGACGACATCATTAATGGTGACGGATTTGACAAAGCGGTTGCCCCGGCCGATATCCTCGCTGCCGTAAAGGGTTACGTAAAGGACACCATCACAGGTGCCAACGTAGGTAAATAA
- a CDS encoding hybrid sensor histidine kinase/response regulator, whose amino-acid sequence MSALRDLFFLKSVKGKVLLGFLLASLALGTSWIISKKAFEDMLIKLEVMSTPNDKLRLVNKIFKNILQLDHLQNTRTLKGEEKNEQVLAQSKELMATLDSLNELSLGDDMQIIRIDSMKTLLEERDKIYGKYIKVRSKLVNNKDLEDEVKTISGLITTKLKPDSTVVKTEKRTTTTTVYTELPDSLQKASQKKGFFNRVFGGSKKARKNAPPQPAKVVQKQEVNVQVDTITVAQEDSTIEKVGEAVHAIEKSQKIRTTSFVDREQELAAAGNSLVQQLLDVMQEVEGEVLKESDLEGARSKNIVTGSINTLEYIMLGFFFLTAMLAYLIFTDITKSNEYRSQLEEAKEEAEYHSMAKQRFLSNMSHEIRTPLQSIIGYTEALKKDEKPKRQDLETLHSASEHLLHLVNEVLDYSRIISDRFTFEERTFAITPLLNEVIQMLRPTATSKGLTLKLENGLSSKLYLNGDPFRLRQILYNLLTNAIKFTETGEVVLQVTGFESDSDLEIEFQISDTGIGLSPEQVQRVFNQFEQADPSISRKYGGTGLGLSIVKALVEGMSGNIKVKSTLGKGTTFFVTTRMKKAETLEIAPEETYERNYNVAGKVWLVDDDAFILKWCASVLEMNGILHTCFSSAEEVLSRPWDPQVRFVLTDMRMPGMNGAELCKRLRQSASEETKFFVLTAQALPEERLGLLGMGFDGYLMKPFHSNELLELLEASSPKADMPTNIPITNPDTELDFSSLNEMTFGDESLLREILEQFVKDSRKDVSDLALHIQNNEFEKVQELMHRMAGRTGQIGARELSAKFRQCEIALREDPAQVPKSELQRIVKNAAIVVEQVEERALAYSI is encoded by the coding sequence ATGTCCGCTCTTCGTGACCTTTTTTTCCTAAAATCAGTCAAAGGCAAAGTCTTGCTCGGCTTTTTGCTTGCGTCGCTTGCTCTGGGCACGTCGTGGATTATCAGCAAAAAGGCTTTTGAAGATATGCTGATCAAGCTGGAAGTAATGTCCACGCCAAATGATAAACTCCGGCTGGTTAATAAAATATTCAAGAATATTCTTCAGCTCGACCACTTACAAAATACACGGACATTAAAAGGCGAAGAAAAAAACGAGCAGGTTTTGGCCCAGTCCAAGGAGCTTATGGCAACGTTGGATTCCCTGAACGAGTTAAGCCTGGGAGACGATATGCAGATCATTCGCATCGATTCCATGAAGACCCTGCTGGAAGAGCGCGATAAAATTTACGGAAAGTATATAAAAGTGCGTTCGAAGCTGGTTAATAACAAAGATCTTGAAGATGAAGTAAAGACCATTTCCGGGCTGATCACCACAAAGCTGAAGCCCGACAGCACGGTTGTCAAAACGGAAAAGAGGACCACTACAACAACCGTTTACACCGAGTTACCCGATTCCCTTCAAAAGGCAAGCCAGAAGAAAGGATTTTTCAATCGGGTCTTCGGCGGATCAAAGAAAGCCAGGAAAAACGCGCCACCGCAACCTGCAAAAGTTGTTCAGAAGCAGGAAGTCAACGTGCAGGTAGACACAATAACTGTTGCGCAGGAAGACAGCACCATTGAAAAGGTGGGGGAAGCCGTGCATGCGATTGAGAAATCTCAGAAAATAAGAACCACCAGTTTTGTAGACAGGGAGCAAGAGCTTGCGGCTGCAGGCAATTCGCTGGTGCAGCAGCTTCTGGATGTAATGCAGGAGGTAGAAGGCGAAGTGCTCAAAGAATCGGATCTGGAAGGTGCGCGCTCAAAGAACATTGTAACCGGCAGCATTAACACACTGGAATACATCATGCTTGGCTTCTTTTTCCTCACGGCCATGCTGGCTTACCTTATTTTCACAGACATCACCAAGAGCAACGAATATCGCAGCCAGCTCGAAGAGGCAAAAGAGGAGGCAGAGTATCATAGCATGGCCAAGCAGCGGTTTTTATCCAACATGAGCCATGAGATCCGCACACCGCTGCAATCCATTATCGGATATACCGAAGCATTAAAAAAGGACGAAAAACCGAAACGGCAGGATCTGGAAACACTGCATTCGGCCTCAGAACACCTTCTGCACCTGGTGAACGAAGTGCTGGATTACAGCCGCATCATTTCCGACCGGTTTACATTTGAAGAAAGGACATTTGCTATCACGCCGCTGCTTAATGAGGTTATTCAAATGCTGCGACCGACGGCAACTTCAAAAGGGCTTACATTAAAGCTGGAAAACGGGCTTTCTTCAAAACTATATCTGAATGGAGATCCTTTCCGCCTGCGGCAGATCCTTTACAACCTGCTTACCAATGCCATTAAATTTACAGAGACGGGCGAAGTGGTTTTACAGGTTACCGGTTTTGAAAGTGACAGCGATCTTGAAATAGAATTCCAGATCTCGGATACGGGCATTGGCTTGTCACCGGAACAAGTTCAGCGTGTCTTCAACCAATTCGAGCAGGCCGACCCTTCCATTTCACGAAAATATGGTGGCACCGGACTTGGTCTCAGCATTGTAAAAGCCTTGGTAGAAGGCATGTCGGGCAACATTAAAGTTAAAAGCACGCTGGGTAAGGGCACGACTTTTTTTGTAACCACCCGTATGAAAAAAGCAGAAACACTGGAAATAGCCCCAGAGGAAACATACGAAAGAAATTATAATGTTGCAGGGAAAGTGTGGCTGGTTGACGATGATGCTTTCATCCTTAAATGGTGCGCATCTGTCCTGGAAATGAACGGCATTCTGCACACCTGTTTTTCTTCCGCCGAGGAGGTTTTGAGCAGACCGTGGGACCCGCAGGTCCGGTTTGTCCTGACGGATATGCGCATGCCCGGCATGAATGGTGCCGAGCTTTGCAAACGTCTTCGCCAATCGGCTTCCGAAGAAACCAAATTCTTCGTTTTAACTGCACAGGCACTCCCCGAAGAGCGGTTAGGCTTACTAGGGATGGGTTTTGATGGTTATCTAATGAAACCTTTCCATTCCAATGAGCTGCTGGAATTATTAGAAGCTTCGTCTCCGAAGGCTGATATGCCGACCAACATCCCAATCACAAATCCTGATACCGAGCTTGATTTCTCATCGTTAAATGAAATGACTTTCGGCGATGAAAGCCTTCTCAGAGAGATTTTGGAACAATTTGTAAAGGATTCCAGAAAGGATGTTAGCGATCTCGCCCTGCATATACAAAACAATGAATTCGAGAAAGTTCAGGAACTGATGCACCGTATGGCTGGCCGTACCGGCCAGATCGGCGCCCGGGAACTGTCTGCAAAATTCCGACAGTGCGAAATCGCGTTGCGCGAAGATCCGGCTCAGGTTCCTAAATCAGAATTGCAACGGATTGTGAAAAATGCGGCAATCGTGGTCGAACAAGTGGAAGAAAGGGCCCTGGCTTACTCGATATGA
- a CDS encoding sulfite oxidase has product MNSASDRRDFLKQSSLVALAAAMGTNIVFADKMPKGYVPLLFDEKDALKGKSLEMIVQGDKPWNVEAPVHLLDDRITPVDKMFIRNNGLIPETIDAASWTLTIDGESVKASKTYTLAELKKKFKHYTYQLVLECGGNGRSGFQPQASGNQWGQGAVHCAEWTGVRLKDVLADVGVRGDAVYIGYHGKDQHLSKDPKKESISRGVPMSKAMEDETIIAWQLNGKDIPEFHGYPLRLVIGGWPASVSGKWLSRISVRNKVHDGAKMEGHSYKMPKSPVSPGEDVPQTDEYFKIIESMPVKSLITFPKSGAMIAPDAELALRGHAWAGDRAIKKMEVSIDFGATWKDCKLEAPANRLAWQHWSAKVKFPSKGYYEVWAKATDDKGNAQPMVIPAWNPGGYLNNACERIAVKVG; this is encoded by the coding sequence ATGAATTCTGCATCTGACCGACGCGACTTTTTGAAGCAAAGCAGCCTGGTTGCACTAGCTGCCGCAATGGGTACAAACATTGTTTTTGCGGACAAAATGCCCAAAGGTTATGTCCCGCTTCTATTTGATGAAAAGGACGCGTTGAAAGGCAAAAGCCTGGAAATGATCGTTCAGGGAGATAAGCCCTGGAATGTGGAAGCTCCCGTCCATTTGCTCGATGACCGCATTACGCCGGTAGACAAGATGTTTATCAGAAACAACGGACTTATCCCGGAAACAATCGATGCTGCTTCCTGGACGCTGACCATCGACGGGGAATCGGTAAAAGCATCGAAGACTTACACGCTCGCAGAATTGAAAAAGAAATTTAAGCATTACACTTACCAGCTGGTCCTTGAATGTGGCGGTAACGGCCGCTCGGGCTTTCAGCCGCAGGCATCGGGCAATCAATGGGGACAAGGCGCAGTACATTGTGCAGAATGGACCGGTGTCCGTCTGAAAGATGTACTGGCCGATGTTGGCGTCAGAGGCGATGCGGTTTACATTGGCTACCACGGAAAAGACCAGCATTTGAGCAAAGACCCGAAAAAAGAATCCATTTCCCGCGGCGTGCCGATGTCCAAAGCCATGGAGGATGAAACGATCATTGCCTGGCAATTGAATGGTAAGGATATCCCAGAATTCCACGGTTATCCATTGCGGTTGGTCATTGGTGGCTGGCCGGCATCCGTTTCGGGCAAATGGCTTAGCCGGATCTCCGTTCGTAATAAAGTGCACGATGGCGCCAAAATGGAAGGCCACAGTTATAAAATGCCTAAAAGCCCCGTTTCACCGGGCGAAGATGTGCCGCAAACAGATGAATATTTCAAGATCATTGAATCCATGCCTGTAAAATCGCTCATTACTTTTCCAAAATCGGGAGCAATGATTGCGCCTGACGCCGAACTGGCATTACGCGGACATGCATGGGCGGGCGACCGCGCGATCAAAAAAATGGAAGTTTCGATTGACTTCGGCGCAACGTGGAAGGACTGCAAGCTGGAAGCACCTGCTAACCGGCTGGCGTGGCAACATTGGAGCGCTAAGGTGAAATTTCCATCAAAGGGTTATTATGAAGTCTGGGCAAAAGCGACCGACGACAAAGGAAATGCGCAGCCTATGGTTATACCCGCTTGGAATCCGGGTGGTTACCTGAACAATGCGTGCGAGCGAATCGCGGTTAAAGTGGGTTAA
- a CDS encoding ferritin-like domain-containing protein, translating into MDIFKIIDDFQRIDGDAAGRLEYATRRHFMSKIGSKLATVAVPTVFASIVNKAFAQSATAIEVLNYALTLEYLEDEFYKAGNAAANLIPASDKAIFAQIGKHETQHVAFLVKALGAKAIKKPTFDFQYGGAFGDVFTNYKTFVTVSSALEDTGVRAYKGQATALKADPQILEYALQVHSVEARHAAVVRRLAATVTANPAMKGWITGKEGAVPAIYAGEENMTQGGVNLKGLASKSDAAVTEAFDEPLTKAAVLAIAGPFIKA; encoded by the coding sequence ATGGATATTTTCAAAATTATAGATGATTTTCAAAGAATTGACGGAGATGCAGCGGGCCGACTTGAGTACGCTACACGTCGTCACTTCATGAGTAAAATAGGCAGTAAACTAGCAACAGTTGCAGTTCCTACTGTCTTTGCATCAATCGTAAACAAAGCATTTGCACAGTCTGCAACAGCCATTGAAGTGTTAAATTACGCTTTGACGCTGGAATACCTGGAAGATGAGTTTTACAAAGCCGGAAATGCAGCTGCTAACCTGATCCCTGCATCAGATAAAGCAATTTTCGCTCAAATCGGCAAGCACGAAACGCAACACGTAGCATTCCTTGTGAAAGCATTGGGCGCTAAGGCGATTAAAAAACCAACATTCGACTTCCAATATGGCGGCGCTTTTGGTGATGTTTTTACCAATTACAAAACATTCGTAACAGTTTCAAGTGCATTGGAAGATACAGGCGTTCGTGCCTATAAAGGACAAGCCACTGCATTAAAGGCTGATCCGCAAATCCTGGAATATGCATTGCAAGTTCACTCTGTGGAAGCACGTCACGCAGCTGTTGTCCGCAGATTGGCGGCGACTGTAACTGCAAATCCTGCTATGAAAGGCTGGATTACAGGAAAAGAAGGCGCTGTACCCGCGATTTATGCTGGTGAGGAAAACATGACACAAGGCGGTGTAAACCTGAAAGGCCTTGCTTCCAAATCGGATGCGGCTGTTACAGAAGCATTTGACGAACCATTGACAAAAGCAGCGGTGCTTGCCATTGCGGGGCCGTTTATCAAAGCATAG
- a CDS encoding c-type cytochrome → MKKIAHIAFALLATLSVLKAQESPKEEDFYKIVTPPIPEGIILEVGGLTTMPNGSLAISTRRGEVWIVDNPTSRTPFFRKFATGLHEILGLAYKEGALYCAQRGELTKLIDKNGDGKADVYETVYAWPLSGHYHEYSFGPKLAPDGSFFVSGNVAFGDEEWWRGESRVPGRGWIFHITNDGKYEPYATGVRSPAGISMLNGELFYTDNQGDWMGTGAIFQVKKGGFMGHPAGLKWAGLPNSPVKLTEKQFFAERDNRQNKDDKGRAIKPENTGNETPQFLYQLKEKYDMVQLPAVWLPYGVHGVSTSELILDNTQGNFGPFTGQVFVGDQGQSNIMRVVLEKVKGEYQGASIGFRSGFQSGVLRMAFDKDGSMFVGETNRGWGSAGDANQGLQRLVWNGKMPFEMYTVKAQPDGFEIEFTMPVDRKSAEDLDSYNVSSYLYKHYPVYGSPPIDTKAVKVVGVKVSDDAKKVRIVLDGMRQYYVHKIQLEGVRAATNSWSLVHTDAYYTLNNIPDGEKLKVSELKTTRSGATRSGATGSGKAASSVAAPEKEHVSPDGKGKAAAGTASTSKIPTWAEVKPLLEKNTCLACHTIDKKVVGPSYTDVAKRKYSNEKIVDLIYNPKPENWPDYATPMPPMPQVSKEDASKIASWINSLGK, encoded by the coding sequence ATGAAAAAAATTGCTCACATAGCCTTTGCTCTTCTGGCAACACTTTCCGTGCTCAAAGCGCAGGAGTCCCCGAAAGAAGAAGACTTTTATAAAATCGTTACCCCGCCCATTCCCGAAGGAATTATCCTGGAAGTCGGTGGTTTGACTACAATGCCAAATGGTTCTCTGGCTATTTCCACACGTCGTGGGGAAGTCTGGATCGTGGATAACCCGACAAGCAGGACGCCATTTTTCAGAAAATTTGCGACAGGTCTGCATGAAATTCTGGGGCTAGCTTACAAAGAAGGTGCATTGTATTGCGCACAGCGTGGCGAGCTTACCAAGCTGATTGATAAAAACGGCGACGGCAAAGCGGATGTTTACGAAACCGTTTACGCATGGCCATTATCCGGACATTATCACGAATATTCCTTTGGCCCGAAACTGGCGCCGGACGGAAGCTTTTTTGTAAGTGGTAACGTAGCATTTGGTGACGAAGAATGGTGGAGAGGCGAAAGCCGTGTGCCAGGCCGTGGCTGGATTTTTCACATTACAAACGACGGGAAATACGAACCATACGCAACAGGCGTTCGCTCCCCTGCGGGAATAAGCATGCTGAACGGCGAATTGTTTTACACAGACAACCAGGGAGACTGGATGGGAACTGGTGCTATTTTCCAGGTTAAAAAAGGCGGCTTCATGGGCCACCCGGCTGGTTTAAAATGGGCAGGATTGCCAAACTCACCTGTTAAGCTTACAGAAAAGCAATTTTTCGCTGAGCGCGACAACCGCCAGAACAAAGACGACAAAGGACGCGCTATCAAGCCTGAAAATACAGGAAATGAAACGCCTCAATTCCTTTATCAATTGAAAGAAAAATATGACATGGTGCAGCTTCCGGCTGTTTGGTTGCCTTATGGTGTGCACGGCGTTTCTACTTCTGAGCTCATTTTGGATAACACGCAGGGAAATTTCGGACCATTTACGGGGCAGGTTTTCGTGGGTGATCAGGGACAAAGCAACATTATGCGTGTGGTTTTAGAAAAAGTAAAAGGCGAATATCAGGGCGCAAGCATTGGTTTCCGCAGCGGATTCCAGTCGGGCGTTTTGCGTATGGCTTTTGATAAAGACGGTTCCATGTTCGTGGGTGAAACCAACCGGGGTTGGGGATCGGCAGGTGATGCTAACCAGGGCTTGCAGCGTTTGGTCTGGAATGGTAAAATGCCATTTGAAATGTACACAGTAAAAGCGCAACCTGACGGTTTTGAAATCGAATTCACAATGCCGGTTGACCGCAAATCAGCAGAAGATCTTGATTCTTATAATGTTAGCAGCTATTTGTACAAACATTATCCGGTCTACGGAAGCCCTCCTATCGACACGAAGGCTGTGAAAGTAGTGGGTGTGAAAGTTTCGGATGATGCGAAGAAAGTAAGGATCGTTTTGGATGGCATGCGTCAATATTATGTGCATAAAATCCAGCTCGAAGGCGTTCGTGCTGCGACCAACAGCTGGTCGCTGGTTCACACAGATGCTTATTATACATTGAACAACATTCCAGACGGTGAAAAACTGAAAGTGTCGGAGCTAAAAACAACCCGGTCGGGCGCGACCCGGTCAGGCGCGACCGGGTCAGGAAAAGCGGCTTCTTCTGTTGCTGCTCCTGAAAAAGAGCACGTTTCTCCGGATGGAAAAGGCAAAGCCGCAGCTGGGACTGCTTCAACATCAAAAATCCCGACTTGGGCAGAAGTGAAACCGCTTTTGGAAAAAAACACCTGTCTGGCTTGCCATACAATTGACAAAAAAGTGGTAGGACCATCCTACACAGACGTTGCAAAACGTAAATACAGCAACGAGAAGATCGTGGATCTGATCTACAATCCTAAGCCGGAAAACTGGCCGGATTACGCCACGCCAATGCCTCCTATGCCGCAAGTATCGAAAGAAGATGCTTCAAAAATTGCATCATGGATCAATTCTCTTGGTAAATAA
- a CDS encoding sigma-54-dependent transcriptional regulator: protein MAHLLLVEDDTTFSKLLSNFLGKHGHQVKVCSNIKEAREALKNSDSNEPFEVLMLDYRLPDGNSVDFLKALRSEGNRTAAFIMTSFHDVRTAVTAMQIGAFDYITKPVNPEELLMVLREALNKAESTDTKATPKTKTGAKTDKQSLEFIEGKSKISKQLYEYVRLVSPTDMSVIIQGESGTGKEHVAKSIHKMSKRNNGPFVAIDCGSLSKELAASELFGHKKGAFTGALQDKIGQFEAADGGTLFLDEIGNLGYDVQIKLLRALQERIIVPIGATQQIKVDVRLIAATNEDLMVNAANGDFRDDLYHRLNEFKIEVPPLRKRGEDLGIFIQHFVEKANEELGRNVRELSKEVMEVFHKYDWPGNLRELNNVIKRLVLLSKEEVATLNALPAEMITALEDQQKPAGSDLKALQETHEKEMIEKVLQEVRYNKSKAAKLLNIDRKTLYYKIEKYHIE from the coding sequence ATGGCTCACCTGCTCCTCGTTGAAGACGATACAACATTCTCAAAGCTGCTAAGCAATTTTCTTGGTAAGCATGGCCATCAGGTTAAAGTTTGTTCCAATATCAAAGAAGCAAGGGAAGCACTGAAGAATAGTGATTCCAACGAACCGTTTGAAGTGTTAATGCTGGATTACCGTCTCCCCGATGGCAACTCGGTTGATTTTTTGAAAGCGCTGAGAAGTGAAGGAAACCGTACGGCTGCATTTATCATGACAAGTTTCCACGATGTACGTACAGCTGTGACAGCCATGCAAATTGGCGCTTTCGATTACATAACCAAACCCGTTAACCCGGAGGAACTGCTTATGGTATTACGGGAAGCGCTTAATAAAGCGGAATCCACAGATACAAAGGCAACTCCTAAAACAAAAACCGGTGCGAAGACTGACAAGCAATCGCTGGAATTTATTGAGGGTAAAAGCAAGATTTCAAAACAGCTTTACGAATATGTCCGCCTGGTGTCACCCACGGATATGTCTGTGATCATACAGGGAGAAAGCGGCACCGGGAAGGAGCACGTGGCGAAATCCATCCATAAAATGAGCAAACGTAATAATGGCCCGTTTGTCGCCATCGACTGCGGATCATTATCAAAAGAGTTGGCGGCCAGTGAGCTTTTTGGCCATAAAAAGGGAGCATTCACGGGCGCATTGCAGGATAAGATCGGGCAGTTCGAGGCGGCTGACGGCGGGACATTGTTCCTGGATGAGATCGGTAACCTCGGTTATGATGTTCAGATCAAGCTTTTGCGGGCTTTGCAAGAGCGTATTATTGTGCCCATAGGTGCCACGCAGCAAATCAAGGTGGATGTAAGGCTTATAGCGGCAACCAATGAAGACCTGATGGTGAACGCTGCCAATGGCGATTTCCGCGATGACCTTTATCACAGATTGAACGAATTTAAAATTGAAGTGCCGCCACTCCGCAAAAGAGGTGAGGACCTGGGCATATTTATTCAACATTTTGTAGAAAAAGCGAACGAAGAGTTAGGTAGGAATGTGCGGGAACTGTCCAAAGAAGTAATGGAGGTTTTTCATAAATACGACTGGCCGGGAAATCTGCGTGAGCTGAATAATGTGATCAAACGCCTCGTATTGCTTTCAAAGGAAGAAGTGGCAACATTAAACGCGTTGCCGGCTGAAATGATTACAGCTTTGGAAGATCAGCAAAAACCAGCGGGATCAGACCTGAAAGCTTTGCAGGAAACGCATGAAAAGGAAATGATTGAGAAGGTTTTGCAGGAAGTGCGTTATAACAAGAGTAAAGCCGCGAAACTGTTGAATATTGACAGAAAAACACTTTACTACAAGATAGAAAAATATCATATCGAGTAA
- a CDS encoding thermonuclease family protein has protein sequence MSRVKSHVLIALTVILALSSFNNDIASRLQNANIQQHYDLPNPLKAEVIGIQDGDTIELKFLFSGKKAGQRMGKPIRIRLLHVNCPERGRPYYKVAKQYTSQQCFRKTVQIRHAGNFDKYGRLLGEVVLPNNRILNKELVKAGLAVHFKKYSKSQEYSNLEIQAKKQKLGIWSQPSTFFGQL, from the coding sequence GTGAGTAGAGTAAAATCCCATGTTTTGATTGCGCTGACAGTTATCCTCGCGCTTTCATCTTTTAATAATGACATTGCAAGTCGCCTTCAAAATGCCAATATTCAGCAGCATTACGACTTACCAAATCCTTTAAAGGCAGAGGTTATCGGGATTCAGGATGGCGACACTATTGAGCTGAAATTTCTTTTCTCCGGCAAAAAAGCAGGTCAGAGAATGGGCAAACCGATCAGGATCAGGCTATTGCATGTGAATTGCCCGGAGCGCGGAAGACCATATTATAAAGTTGCGAAGCAGTATACAAGCCAGCAATGTTTCCGCAAGACGGTTCAGATCAGGCATGCAGGTAATTTCGATAAATACGGCAGGTTATTGGGTGAAGTTGTGCTTCCGAATAACAGGATCTTGAATAAGGAGTTGGTAAAAGCCGGACTGGCAGTGCATTTCAAAAAGTATTCAAAAAGTCAGGAATATTCCAATCTGGAAATTCAGGCTAAGAAGCAAAAACTGGGCATTTGGAGCCAGCCATCTACATTTTTTGGTCAGCTATAA